In Paraglaciecola sp. T6c, the sequence CAGATGCTTTTCGAAGACAAAAAGAATCCAGGTGTGAAGTTCACAGCACCTGCTTCTGGTAGTGTCATCGAAGTTAACCGTGGCGCAAAACGTGTTTTGCAGTCAGTGGTTATTCAAGTTGAAGGTGATGACGCAGTAGAATTCGACAAATATGCCGAATCTGAACTGTCATCTATAGCGGCCGACAAAGTGCAACACAATCTAGTGGAATCTGGATTATGGACTGCACTGCGTACGCGTCCTTATAGCAAAACCCCTGCTCTTGACAGCAAACCTCACTCCATATTCGTTAGCGCGATGGATACTAATCCATTAGCTGGCGATCCTGCCGTTATTATTGCCCCGCGTAGTGCAGATTTTATCAATGGTTTACGTGTTATCTCGCGTTTAACTGAAGGTAAGGTATTTGTGAGTAAAGCGCCCGGTGCTGATATTCCAGTAGGGGACGTGAAAGCTGACGTGAACGAATTTGCCGGACCACATCCTGCAGGTTTAGTGGGCACGCATATTCATCACCTAGATACTGTTGGTGCGGCTAAGAAAGTTTGGCATATCAACTACCAAGATGTGATTGCGGTTGGTGCGTTATTTACAACAGGTAAGTTGAATAACGAGCGTGTTATTGCCCTAGGCGGCCCCGCTGCTAAGAACCCGCGTTTAATTAAAACCGTGTTAGGTGCAAGTGTCAGTGAGTTGACCTCGGGTGAAACTACTGAAGGCGAAGTTCGCACAATTTCAGGCTCGGTTTTACAAGGTAATAACGCCCATGGCGTTCATGGTTATGTGGGTCGCTACCACGTTCAGCTTTCACTTCTTAGTGAAGGCCGTGAAAAAGAATTCCTAGGTTGGATTAAGCCAGGTGCCAATCAGCACTCTGTGACCCGTGCATACCTTGCACATTTTAGCCCTAAGAAATTATTCAATATGACAACCACCACTAATGGTTCAGACCGTTCTATGGTGCCAATTGGTAACTATGAGCGCGTTATGCCGTTAGATATTTTACCAACATTATTGTTGCGTGATTTGATTTCTGGTGACACTGACAGTGCTCAAACATTAGGTTGTTTAGAGTTAGACGAAGAAGATTTAGCGCTTTGTACCTATGTTTGCCCTGGTAAATATAATTACGGGCCGATCTTGCGTGAAAGTCTAGACAAGATTGAGAAAGAGGGTTAACTCATGGGTTTAAAAGCATATTTAGAGAAAATTGAACCTAACTTTGAAGCAGGTGGTAAGTACGAAAAATGGTATGCGCTTTACGAAGCCGCAGCGACCATTTTTTACACCCCTGGTAAAGTTAACAAAGCTGGCACTCACGTGCGTGACAGCATCGACTTAAAACGTATTATGATCATGGTATGGGCTGCTACGTTCCCTGCAATGTTCTACGGTATGTACAACATAGGTCAGCAAGCTCATAACGTTATTCTAAACGGTGGCGCGTCATTGCCTGATATGTGGCAAGCGGCTTTATTTACTGCGCTTGGCGGTCAAATAGGCCTTGAGTCTACCGGTGGATTAGCCATGTTCCTTTACGGAGCGTGCTTCTTCCTACCTATCTACGCCGTAACCTTTATTGTGGGCGGCTTCTGGGAAGTACTGTTTGCTTCTGTGCGTAAGCATGAAGTTAACGAAGGCTTCTTTGTTACCTCAGTACTTTTCGCATTAACCTTGCCTGCAACTATCCCTTTATGGCAGGTGGCGCTGGGTATTACCTTTGGTGTGGTGATTGCGAAAGAAGTCTTTGGTGGCACAGGCCGTAATTTCCTAAACCCTGCGCTTTCTGGTCGTGCGTTCCTATATTTTGCTTATCCTGCACAAATTTCAGGCGATGCAATTTGGACGGCTGCCGACGGTTTCTCAGGGGCGACTTGGTTAAGCCAAGCGGCTGCTGGCAATGTTACCGATTGGTCTTTGAATGCTGATTGGTGGGATGCATTCTTCGGAAATATTCAAGGTTCTGTCGGTGAAGTATCGTCACTGGCTATCTTGCTGGGTGGCTTGTTCATTATTTATATGCGTATTGCTTCATGGCGTATCGTGTTAGGTGTGCTGCTAGGCGGGGCGGTATTCAGTACTTTGCTTAACGTTATTGGCAGTGACACAAATGCTATGTTTGCTATGCCTTGGTACTGGCACGTAGTGACCGGTGGATTCGCTTTTGGTATGTTCTTTATGGCGACCGATCCTGTTTCAGCATCATTCACAAATAGCGCTAAATGGGCTTACGGTTTCTTAATCGGTTTAATGTGTGTATTGATTCGTGTACTCAACCCTGCTTTCCCTGAAGGTATGATGTTGGCAATCTTGTTTGCCAATTTATGGGCTCCACTATTCGATTATTTCGTCGCTCAAAGCAATATTAAACGGAGGATGGCACGTGTCGGCTAAAAAAGAAACATTAGGCAAAACGGTCGGCGTTGTTATCGCCGTATGTTTAGTTTGTTCGGTTATTGTATCAACGGCGGCGGTTAGCCTACGTTCACAACAACAAGCAAATGCGAAGCTAGATAAGCAAACTAATATCTTAGAATCTGCCGGCTTACTTGAAGCCGGGCAGAGTAAAGAGCAAATCGCAGCGACCTATGCAGATCGCGTACAAGAAAAGTTTGTTGATTTAGCAACGGGCCAGTACGTTGAGAAGGAAGCTGGCTATGATATGTATAAAGCAGCGCGTGACCCTGAAGAAAGTATCAAGCCTGTGCCTGATACCGCTGGGATTTTACGTCGCCCTAACGTTGCTAGTGTGTATTTAATTTCTAATCCTGACGGCGAAGTAACACGTATCGTGTTGCCTATTAACGGCAGTGGCTTATGGAACTTAATGTATGCCATGTTAGCGGTTGACTCTGACGGTAATACCGTTCGTGAGCTAGTGTATTACGATCAGCAAGAAACGCCTGGTCTTGGCGGTGAAGTTCAGAACCCTGAATGGAAAGCGAAGTGGGACGGTAAGAAATTGTATAAAAATGGCGAAGTGGCTATTGATGTGACCAAGGGCGCAAAAGCGAATGACCCTTATGAAGTTGATGCTTTGTCAGGTGCGACGTTAACCAGTAATGGCGTACAAAATACACTTGATTATTGGCTGGGTGAGAATGGCTTCGGTCCTTACCTTAAAAACCAACCATGGAAATCGTGAGAGACTAGACAATGGCTGATACTAAAGAAATGAAAAAGGTATTGTTTGGGCCAATCCTAGACAATAACCCAATAGCACTGCAAATACTGGGCGTATGTTCAGCATTAGCGGTAACCACTAAGTTAGAAACGGCATTAGTAATGTCACTTGCTCTTACAGCAGTAACGGCATTCTCTAACTTGTTTATCTCTATGATCCGTTCACAGATACCTTCATCAGTACGTATTATCGTGCAGATGACGATTATTGCGTCATTGGTAATCGTAGTGGATCAAATCCTGAAAGCTTATTCGTACGAGATATCCAAACAGCTGTCGGTATTCGTTGGCTTGATTATCACCAACTGTATCGTAATGGGTCGAGCTGAAGCCTTTGCTATGAAAAGCCCGCCATTTATCAGTTTCCTTGACGGGATTGGTAACGGCTTAGGCTACTCGTTTGTATTGATTGTTATCGGTACTATTAAAGAGTTGTTCGGTTTCGGTACTATTCTCGGTTTCGAAATTTTACCACTCATTCAAAATGGCGGTTGGTATCAAGGTAATGGTTTATTGATTTTACCTTTCAGCTCGTTCTTCTTAATCGGTGGTTTAATTTGGTTCATCAGAACTATTAAGCCTGAACAAGTAGAGCCTAAGGAGTAATTTCGTGGAACAATATCTTAGTTTATTTATCCGTTCTATCTTCCTAGAAAACATGGCGTTGTTCTATTTCTTGGGTATGTGTACTTTCTTGGCCGTATCAAAGAAAGTAAAAACGGCGATGGGTCTGGGTGTTGCGGTTATCGTAGTATTGACGATTTCTGTACCTGTAAACCAACTTGTTTATGCCAACATTCTTGCGCCTGGCGCACTAGGTTGGGCTGGCTTTCCTGACACCGATTTGAGCTTCTTAAGCTTTTTGACTTTCATTGGTGTAATCGCTGCTTTGGTTCAAATTCTTGAAATGACGCTAGATAAGTTTTTCCCTGCGCTATACAACGCGTTAGGTATTTTCTTACCTTTGATCACTGTTAACTGTGCAATTTTTGGTGGCGTAGCATTCGCTGTTCAGCGTGATTACACCTTCACCGAAAGTATCTTCTACGGTGCGGGTAGTGGTGCAGGTTGGGCATTAGCGATCACATTACTTGCGGCAGTGCGTGAGAAACTTAAGTATGCAGATATGCCAGAAGGCGTGCGTGGTTTAGGTTCCGTATTTATGATTGCAGGATTAATGGCGTTGGGCTTCCAGTCATTTTCTGGCGTATCAATTTAATCGAAACCGAATAGGAGTATTTAGATGTTAGACATTTATCTTGGCGTAGGAATGTTTATTGCCATCGTTCTAGCTTTGGTTTTGATCATTATGTTTGCCAAATCCAAGTTAGTGCCAGAAGGCGAAGTGACCATTTCTATCAATGGTGATCCAGACAAAGCAATCACTGCTCAGCCTGGTGATAAGTTATTAGGTGCCTTAGCAAACTCAGGCATATTCGTATCGTCAGCTTGTGGTGGCGGTGGCTCTTGTGGTCAATGTCGGGTAGACATTAAAGCAGGCGGCGGTGAAATTTTACCGACTGAGCTTGACCACATAAGCAAGCGTGAAGCGAAAGAAGGTTGCCGTTTATCGTGTCAGGTTTCTATTAAGCAGGACATGGACATCGAGCTACCTGAAGAGATTTTTGGTATCAAGAAGTGGGATTGTGAAGTTATCTCTAACGATAACAAAGCGACCTTCATTAAAGAGCTTAAACTTAAAATTCCTAATGGTGAAAGTGTGCCTTTCCGTGCCGGTGGTTATATTCAAATTGAAGCTCCACCTCACCATGTTAAATATAAAGACTTCGATGTTCCTGAAGAATATCGTGGTGACTGGGAACGTTTTGGCTTCTTTGATATTGAATCAAAAGTGGATGACGAAACGATTCGTGCATATTCAATGGCTAACTACCCAGAAGAAGAAGGTATTATCATGTTGAACGTGCGTGTGGCTTCACCACCGCCAAACAACTTGTCTTTACCTGCAGGTAAAATGTCATCTTATATCTGGAGCTTGAAAGAAGGCGACAAAGCCACTATTTCTGGCCCATTTGGTGAGTTCTTCGCTAAGAAGACCGACGCTGAGATGGTATTTATCGGTGGTGGTGCTGGTATGGCGCCAATGCGTTCGCATATCTTCGATCAACTTCGTCGTCTTAAAACAGATCGTAAAATTTCGTTCTGGTATGGCGCGCGTTCATTACGCGAAATGTTCTACGTAGAAGATTTCGATATGTTGCAGAAGGAAAACGACAACTTTAAGTGGCATGTTGCTTTGTCTGATCCACAACCAGAAGATAACTGGGAAGGTATGACAGGCTTTATCCACCAAGTATTGTTGGAAAACTATCTTAAAGATCATCCAGCTCCAGAAGACTGTGAGTTCTATATGTGTGGTCCTCCTATGATGAACGCAGCTGTTATCAGTATGCTGAAAGACTTAGGTGTTGAAGATGAAAACATCATGCTTGATGACTTCGGTGGTTAATTAGCTATCACTCGATAGTGAACAAAACCGAGTTAACAACACATGTAAATAAGGGACTTCGGTCCCTTTTTTTATTTAGGTGAAAAAATGATAAAGGGTGACAGCGGGAAGGCTAAATTCCTCGGTTTAATCTTGTGGATATGGCTGCTATGCAGTTGCAGTCAAGCGCCAACAGAAACACATTTAGCGGGCCATACCATGGGCACGACTTACAATGTGAAGTTCGTTAATAGAAATAATGTAAATGAACAAAAATTACATGACGACATCGATGCTGCATTGGTGAAAGTAAATGAATTGATGTCGACTTACGACGCCAATTCAGAACTGTCACGATTCAACCAGTGGAAGAGTGAAGCACCCTTTGCGTTATCTTCAGAAACGTTGAAGGTGATGCAGGAAGCGAAGCGCTTGGGCGAGTTAAGTCATGGCGTACTTGATGTGACTGTAGGGCCATTGGTTAACCTTTGGGGCTTTGGTCCTGATGCGAAACCTGAGAAACGCCCCAGTAAACAAACTGTGGCAGAAGTCAAAGCTCGCATCGGATTAGATAAATTGACCTTACTTGATAACGGCGCGCAAAAGTCTGAAATTGATTTGTATGTTGACCTGTCTACTATTGCCAAGGGCTATGGTGTCGATGTCGTGGCCGAGTTATTGGATGAAAAGGGTCTGCATGATTACCTAGTAGAGGTTGGCGGCGAAATGCGTGTCTCAGGGCATAAAGCAACTGGCAGAGAATGGCGTATAGCTGTTGAAAAACCTGTCTCGGTTGAGCGTGCGGTGCAAGAAATTATTTCGATAGGAACAAACGCAATTGCAACCTCAGGAGATTATCGCAACTACTTTGAAGAAGATGGTGTGCGATATTCCCACTTAATAGACCCACGTACAGGCGCACCTATCACGCACAATCTAGTCGCGGTGACTGTGGTGCATTCGTCCTCAATGACGGCAGACGGGTTAGCGACAGCGCTGATCGTAATGGGTAAGGAAGAAGCCTTTAACGTGGCGTTACAGAATGATTTAGCGGTATTAATGATCACACGAGAAAACGGCGAGTTTAAAGAGTATACTACGCCAAAATTTGAACCCTTCATTAATCGCCAATAGTAATAATCGAAAATGACCAATTCGGAGTGATATTTTGAGTACTTTTATCTTAGCATTCGTATTTTTTCTAGTCGTAGCAGTCGCTATGTCTCTCGGCTATTTAGTACAGCGTAAAGCGATAGCAGGTAGTTGCGGTGGTTTAGGCGCCTTGGGTATCGATAAAGCCTGTGATTGCCCAGAGCCATGTGATCGCAAAAAAGCCCGCTTAGAGCGAGAAGAAGCGCGTCAAGCCAAGCTGAATGAGTGGAAGCAAAACCAAATTCTTTAAGCTGTGTCGTTAGAAAATTCCCGCCAGTGAGATTTACATTGACTCTGGCGGACAATCGCGCAAAATAACTGTTTTTAAATACAGTTGTTTGTCAGATGCGTAAGATCATACACATCGATATGGACTGCTACTATGCCGCAGTCGAAATGCGCGATAACCCTCAATATCGCGACATCCCCCTTGCGATTGGGGGGAGTGCTGACCGCCGTGGCGTTATTTCGACCTGTAACTATGTGGCACGCAAGTATGGCGTTCGATCCGCTATGGCTACGGCCTATGCGCGTAAGCTCTGTCCTGATCTGGTTCTCGTTCCTGGCCGCATGGCTCTTTATAGCGAGATATCTCAGCAAATCCGCAAGATTTTTTTACGCTACACGGATAAAATCGAACCACTATCCCTAGATGAAGCATATCTGGATGTAACCGACAGTGAGCTTTTTTCGGGCAGTGCCACTTTAATTGCACAGGATATTCGCCGAGCAATTTTCGAAGAAACACAACTGACCGCCTCTGCTGGTGTAGCACCCTGTAAGTTTGTGGCTAAAATTGCCAGTGACGAAAATAAGCCTAATGGGATCTGTGTGATCACACCAGATACTCAAGATGCGTTTGTGAAAACATTGGCACTGGGGAAAATCCCCGGTGTTGGCAAAGTCACGCTACAGAAACTCAATAATATGGGACTCTTTACCTGCCAAGACGTGCGAGATTATCCACTCGATGCATTCGTAAAAGCGTTTGGAAAATTTGGTCCTGTCATTTGGGATCGTAGTCACGGTATTGACGAGCGCGAGCTGTCTGTTAGTCGTAAGCGCAAGTCTGTTGGTGTAGAGCGCACTCTCGCCCAAGACATCACCACTGATGAAGAATGTTTGGCTATGCTGGAAAGCTTGTATCCTAAACTGCTGAGTCGTTTGGAGGCCGCAAGCCCTAAGCTCGCGATACAAAGTCAGGGCGTAAAACTAAAATTCAATGATTTTCAGCAGACCACAGTGGAGCATCGCCACCAAGTGCTCGATAAAACCTATTTCAAAACACTGCTAAGTGAAGCGTTAGAGCGGCGTGGCACCAGGGGAATTCGCTTAGTGGGGTTATCCGTTGGCTTACCCGAAACTGCTGACGTACAACAAATGGTGTTTAACTTTGAGCATGAGCAAAACCGCTAATACTTCTCCAGATTTCATTCTTCTGTTTTGCTAATTTTCGCTATCAATAGACTTTGTATCTTTTTACACCTTGCTACAGGCAACTGTATACTGAGTGAATAAAACATGTATTTAGAGAGTAGTATGAGCATTGCAGTAGGAAAATATCGTCACTACAAGGGTAACGATTATGAAGTTATTGGGGTCGCTACGCATTCGGAAGACGATTCAGAATTAGTGGTGTATCGGCCTATGTATGGTGACCGAGGCCTTTGGGTCCGCCCTTTGTCCATGTTTGAAGAAACGGTCGAAGTGAATGGTCAAACTATGCCACGTTTTAGATTTATAGAAAGTGAATAATGGTCCTTACCGATTAGGTGAACGTAAATTACCCTATCTTCGTTCATGTATGAACAACGAATAATAATGGGAAGTACGATGTTTAAATCAAAAGTGAATGCACTACGTTTTGCAATGGCAACACTAACGTTATTTGGTAGCACGACATTAAGCGCTGATGATGATAGGTTCGCCGATGTACACATTAGCACCCAAGCGGTGAGTGGCTCAACATACATGCTCACTGGTGCAGGAGGTAATATCGGTGTGTCGGCTGGGGATGACGGTATTTTGATTATTGACGATCAGTTCGCTCCCTTGGCTGACAAAATTGCGCTCGCGATTGGCGATATTGCCAAGCAGCCAATGAAATACGTAATCAATACCCATTATCATGGTGATCACACAGGTTCCAACGCCTATTTTAAAGAAGTACAGGGAAGCACTATTTTTGCTCATGATAATGTGCGTAAACGCTTAGCCGCCGAAGACGGTCATAAACACGCAGCCTTACCCGTTGTGACCTATGAGCAGGGGCTGACGTTTCACTTCAATGGCGATACCATCAAGGTGCTACATCTTCCTGCAGGCCACACCGATAGCGACAGTGTTGTTTGGTTTGAACAGGCGAATGTATTGCACGCGGGAGATTTATTCTTTCAGGGGCGTTTCCCTTACATCGACTTGGCCGGTGGCGGCACGGTTAAAGGATACATTAGTAACGTTTCCACCGTGATCGACATGATAAACAACGATACTAAGGTCATGCCTGGACATGGTGAGTTAGCCGATAAGAAAGCTTATCAAGCGTCACTTGAGATGATGCAGCAAACCGCTAACTATGTTTCGGATAGAAAATCTAAAGGCGCTAGCCTAGACTCGCTTATCGAAGAAGGTCTTGATGATAAATGGCAAGACTGGGCGTGGAACTTCATCACTGAAGAAAAGTGGATCACCACACTCTATAACGGCCAATAGTCGCTATGGATAGGCCTCTGGCGGTGCAAGCGTCGGAGGTATTGGCTTTTATGCTACAAGCAGTGCGAACCGCTGTGCTAAAAGCACGGCATCAGCTTAGTCATTCAGGGCGCTATCATAGCGTTTTACACCACCAACCCAGGTTTCAAGTACTTTGGTTTTCCATATATCCTGTGGGCTAATAGTGAATATATCCTGGTCGACTAAGATAAAATCAGCCCACTTACCAGATGACAAAGTACCTATGCTATTTTCTTGGTGAGCCGCATAGGCTCCGCTGTAAGTGAATCCTTTAAAAGCCTGCTCCACTGTTACTGCTTCTTCTTTAATCCAACCGGCCTCAGGCTGGTTGTTTCTATTCTGTCTTGTTACTGCAGCGTGTAAGCCGAAAAATGGGTTGGCCAATTCAACAGGAAAATCAGAGCCAAAAGGAACAATAGATCCCTGTTCTTCGAAAGTTTGCCAAGCATAGGCGCCTTTTAAACGCGCTTCACCAATTCGGTCTTGGGCCATGTTCATATCACTTGTGGCGTGTGTAGGCTGCATGGACGGAATTATTCCAAGGGTTTTGAATCTAGGTATGTCTGTCACATCGATAACTTGTGCATGCTCTACACGATTACGCAAATGCTGCCCTTTGATACGCGAAAAAGTCTCTTCAAATTGATCCAGCGCGAGTCTATTACCGCGGTCACCTATTTCATGAATATTAAGCTGAAAGCCATTGCCTATGATTAAATCAAATAATGGCTTGAGCTGCTTTATAGGGGTGAGTAATAGCCCAATGTTTTCATGGTCGTCTGAATATCCAGAGAGCATGGCTGCACCGCGGCTACCAAGCGCACCATCACCGTATACTTTGACGCTGCGGATTGACAAGTAATCGTATTGGTCGTGTATTGGACCTGCGTTGAGCATGTCTGCAAGCTTAGGATCTGTTGCTGCAAGCATGGCGTATATGCGCATGTTCAAATCGAGTTGCTGACTGCGCTTAATGTAATATTGGTAGGTAGCATAATTAATACCGGCATCGTGCGTGCTGGTGATCCCCAGTGAGAGCAAATGCGCTGCGGCAGCATCAAGTTTGCGCTGCAAATCTTGTTCGGTATCTTGAGGGATTTTTTCCACTAGCATGTTCATGGCGTTATCAATTAGTACACCAGTAGGCACACCGTTTTTATCCCTGACAATTTGGCCGCCTGGTGGGTCTAGTGAATCTTTGGTGACTCCCGCTATCTGCAATGCTTTGCTATTCGCCCAGCCAGCGTGTCCATCTATTCGGCTTATCCACACGGGACGGTCTTGAATATATTCGTCAAGCATCTCAGAGGTTGGAAATGCGTTATCGGCCCAAAGTACTTGGTTCCAGCCACCGCCCAATATCCATGTTAAATCAGGGTTTTGCTGAGCGTAATCTCGCACTTTTTGCGCGGAGGCTTTTGCACTAGGAATATCTCTGACATCTACTGCGAGTAGAGTTTCCCCTAAACCCAGTATGTGCCCATGGGCATCGATAAGGCCCGGCAGTAATACGCGCTTTTTTCCATCAATCATATCAGCATCAGGATAGGTATTTTTTAAGCTCGTGCCGCCAATAGCTAACACTCTGCCGCCATCGAAAACCATATCGGTAAACGTCACCATCTCCTCTGTATCGCTAAGGGTGTAACCATGCACATTAGTTAAGTGTGTTGGTGCGGCTAATGTGGCTGTACTTAACAAATAACCTAACAATATCAAGACTGAATGTTTCATTGTGATGACCTTCGCTTAAAGTTGATGCGTCTATAATCTAAGAACAAACGTTGGCCTAAAGTTAGCAACTATGCAAATTATTAGGAGGTCTATAAGAAAGCAATAAATGAGTGACATGTAGATACAAAAAAGCCCCGCTTGTTTTCACAAGCAGGGCCTTAAGCTTACCGGTAATTAATGATTACTTCTTAGCGTTACGCTCTTTAGTATCAGCAATTACTTTTTCAGCGACGTTGTTCGGACAAGGTGAGTAGTGCGAGAACTCCATAGAGAACTGACCACGACCTGACGTCATTGTACGCAATGAACCGATATAACCAAACATTTCTGAAAGAGGGATATCAGCCTTAACGCGAACACCAGTAACGCCTGCTTCTTGATCTTTGATCATACCGCGACGACGGTTCAAGTCACCGATAACATCACCAACATGGTCGTCTGGCGTGAACACGTCAACTTTCATGATAGGTTCAATCAACTGAGGACCCGCTTTAGGGATTGATTGACGGAATGCGCCTTTAGCAGCGATTTCAAATGCAACTGCTGATGAATCCACTGCGTGGAATCCACCGTCATAAAGCTCAACCTCAACATCTAACACAGGGAAGCCAGCAAGAACACCAGACTCCATCATGCTTGCAAAACCTTTTTCGATAGCAGGGAAGAATTCTTTTGGTACATTACCACCCACAACCACTGAGCTGAATGTGAAACCACTATTAGGCTCACCAGGCTTGATACGGTAATCGATTTTACCGAACTGACCAGAACCACCAGATTGTTTCTTATGAGTGTAAGAATCTTCAACTTCTTGAGTGATCGTTTCACGGTATGCAACTTGAGGCTCACCGACTTCTAATTCAACACCGTAAGTACGCTTAAGAATATCTACTTTGATGTCCAAGTGAAGCTCGCCCATACCAGATAGGATTGTTTCACCTGAATCTTGGTCAGTTTCAACACGGAATGTAGGATCTTCTGCAACCATTTTACCGATAGCTAGACCCATCTTCTCAGTTGAACCTTTATCTTTAGGTGTAACAGAGATAGAGATTACTGGTTCAGGGAATACCATCGCTTCTAGGATGATTGGATCTTTAGGATCACATAAAGTGTGACCTGTTTGAACGTTACTCTTCATACCAACGATTGCGATGATGTCACCAGCTTGAGCGCTAGTTAACTCATTACGGTCATCGGCTTGCATTTCACACATACGACCAATACGTTCAGTTTTACCTGTTGCAGCATTAAGTATGGTGTCGCCTTTCTTAAGCGTACCAGAATAGATACGTACGAAAGTAAGAGCACCAAAACGGTCATCTGTAATTTTGAACGCTAACGCTTTAAATGTTTCATCTGGTGAAACAATTGCGTACTTACCATTCGGCTCACCTTCTTCGTCTGTAAGAGGTTGAGGGTCAACTTCTGTAGGACTAGGTAGGTAATCAACAACAGCATCAAGAATGTTTTGAACACCTTTGTTTTTGAATGCAGAACCACAGTAAGTCGGGAA encodes:
- a CDS encoding DUF1653 domain-containing protein produces the protein MSIAVGKYRHYKGNDYEVIGVATHSEDDSELVVYRPMYGDRGLWVRPLSMFEETVEVNGQTMPRFRFIESE
- a CDS encoding MBL fold metallo-hydrolase, which gives rise to MFKSKVNALRFAMATLTLFGSTTLSADDDRFADVHISTQAVSGSTYMLTGAGGNIGVSAGDDGILIIDDQFAPLADKIALAIGDIAKQPMKYVINTHYHGDHTGSNAYFKEVQGSTIFAHDNVRKRLAAEDGHKHAALPVVTYEQGLTFHFNGDTIKVLHLPAGHTDSDSVVWFEQANVLHAGDLFFQGRFPYIDLAGGGTVKGYISNVSTVIDMINNDTKVMPGHGELADKKAYQASLEMMQQTANYVSDRKSKGASLDSLIEEGLDDKWQDWAWNFITEEKWITTLYNGQ
- a CDS encoding amidohydrolase; translation: MKHSVLILLGYLLSTATLAAPTHLTNVHGYTLSDTEEMVTFTDMVFDGGRVLAIGGTSLKNTYPDADMIDGKKRVLLPGLIDAHGHILGLGETLLAVDVRDIPSAKASAQKVRDYAQQNPDLTWILGGGWNQVLWADNAFPTSEMLDEYIQDRPVWISRIDGHAGWANSKALQIAGVTKDSLDPPGGQIVRDKNGVPTGVLIDNAMNMLVEKIPQDTEQDLQRKLDAAAAHLLSLGITSTHDAGINYATYQYYIKRSQQLDLNMRIYAMLAATDPKLADMLNAGPIHDQYDYLSIRSVKVYGDGALGSRGAAMLSGYSDDHENIGLLLTPIKQLKPLFDLIIGNGFQLNIHEIGDRGNRLALDQFEETFSRIKGQHLRNRVEHAQVIDVTDIPRFKTLGIIPSMQPTHATSDMNMAQDRIGEARLKGAYAWQTFEEQGSIVPFGSDFPVELANPFFGLHAAVTRQNRNNQPEAGWIKEEAVTVEQAFKGFTYSGAYAAHQENSIGTLSSGKWADFILVDQDIFTISPQDIWKTKVLETWVGGVKRYDSALND
- the fusA gene encoding elongation factor G; translation: MKDLARYRNIGIFAHVDAGKTTTTERILKLTGQIHKTGEVHDGESTTDFMEQEAERGITIQSAAVSCFWKDHRFNVIDTPGHVDFTVEVYRSLKVLDGGIGVFCGSGGVEPQSETNWRYANDSEVARIIFVNKLDRMGADFYRVVDQTKKVLGANPLVMVLPIGIEDDFVGVVDLLTRKAFIWDDTGLPENYEITDVPADMVDKVEEYREMLIETAVEQDDDLMMAYMDGEEPSMEDIKRCIRKGTRTMDFFPTYCGSAFKNKGVQNILDAVVDYLPSPTEVDPQPLTDEEGEPNGKYAIVSPDETFKALAFKITDDRFGALTFVRIYSGTLKKGDTILNAATGKTERIGRMCEMQADDRNELTSAQAGDIIAIVGMKSNVQTGHTLCDPKDPIILEAMVFPEPVISISVTPKDKGSTEKMGLAIGKMVAEDPTFRVETDQDSGETILSGMGELHLDIKVDILKRTYGVELEVGEPQVAYRETITQEVEDSYTHKKQSGGSGQFGKIDYRIKPGEPNSGFTFSSVVVGGNVPKEFFPAIEKGFASMMESGVLAGFPVLDVEVELYDGGFHAVDSSAVAFEIAAKGAFRQSIPKAGPQLIEPIMKVDVFTPDDHVGDVIGDLNRRRGMIKDQEAGVTGVRVKADIPLSEMFGYIGSLRTMTSGRGQFSMEFSHYSPCPNNVAEKVIADTKERNAKK